ACGACTGCGGAAGCGGACGCCGTCGTCTGTCATTTCAGCGGCACTCCGGATTCGATCCGGCTTTCCACCGACCTGCTTTTCGGCAAAATAAAGCCGTGCGGAACGACAAAGGTGCCGGTAAAACTCAGCGCGCAAAAAACGGCCCCGCCGAAAAAACTCAAGGCGTTGAAGAAAAATCCCTTTGGTTTGAGTGGTTCGTAGGAAACATTCTCTAAGGTCTCCTTTATCCGCCGTAAGTATGAGTGAATATGTAAAGGGCGGATGAAAGGATATACAATGACGACAATTGTTACATGTAAGATGAAGGAAAGCCGGCCGCGGAGAAAGCGGTTGGCTTTTCAAAACCTTCCCGTATCGACAGCAAGGTCACGCTCTTCCAGGTGGTCGTCGGTCCGTATCGGTGAAATAAATGAAAGGTGAAAATAAACCGGGAAAAGGATTTGCCTTTTCGGCATGAATTTGAGTAACTTAACGTCGACGCCTTTCGGTCTTGAAAGACTGTTATGAAAAGCCGGATTAACGGGAGTGTAATAGCTGCACGCGGAGTGCCGTGAAACAACCCGTTTGAGGTTATCGGGATATTAATAAAAATACATAAGGAGACATTGATACATGCCAGCATCGAACAATTTCAATGTGAAAGATATCTTTACCATTTCGGGCTCACAGATATCGGATATTTACAAAACAAACAGAATGACGGTTCATTTCCAGGGAATGTCCAAAACACTCCAGTTTCCTCAGACGATCGCCCTCCAGGGCGCCCCCACCTGTTCAATCGGCATATCACCTGAGGGCCTGTACAACCGGCTGAACGACGCGGGCAGGCTTATCCTTCTGAATCAGAACGCGATTCAGCTGGGCTCCGCGCCCTTCATCCGTATCGGCGACACCTTCACGATGCTGACAACCAGGACTCCCGTAGCCGTCGAGGGTCCGGACGATGTCCCGGCTTTGAAAAATTATTATCACGCGCCGATCGCCGAAGACAACGTCACCATTTCGATCGCGACTCCCCTTGCGGAGTTGTCCTATAAAGTTGGAACCGTCGGAGTAAAACGAAGATTTGTCTCGCCGCTTGTGTCAGGGAACAATCAGGCCCTGATGCCGATCGGCGTCGAGGAGTATGAGGTAAAGAACGCATCGAACAAATCGAGGGAAATAACCCTTGTCATTCCCAGGCCTTCCCTGGTGAATCTTCAGGAAAAAGAACTCAAGCCGACCGATCAGGACAGTATTTATGTCTCGAGCGCACCTGTCAAAGGTCACCGGCACGAAGAGTTCACCTCGGGCTCACTCCGCGGGGTGATCATGGGAAGCCGGGAAAGTAAAAACAGAATGCTGATAGCGGTCCCCGACATTGACGGCCTCCGCATCGATGCACAACCGTATGTTCATCTGAACAGATACAAGCAGGATATGCTGTTGAACGCCGACGGTAGTTTTTATGAAAAGTACGAAGCCTGTTTCAACAACGATTACGGAGCCGCGATCAGTATTACCTTTTCCCTTGAGCCGAAAGCGTCGATCACCATACCCTTTATCGTCGTCCTCGATTTCCCGCAGCAACGATATATCGACGGGAAAATTTTTGACAGGAAATATAGTAAAAGCTTCAGCAACGATGAAACCAGGGTAGTCGATATGGCGCAAACGGCCTACAAGCACTATCGGGAATGGTGGGACCGGACCATGAACTTTCATAGCAGGTTGTTTGAGCTTATACGGCAAAGCCCCGCGTATAAAAAAGACAGGGGAGGCGCATTACGGGTACTCAGGCTTTTAATCAATGAATTCAGTTTTCCGTTATCGAACGCCGCGGTCTGGATCGAAGACAAAAACGGGAAGGACAAAGCCAGGTTTCTCGAGTGTTTCGATTATTCGTATATCGATCCTTCGGATGTCGACTGGTATTCGATGGTCATTCTGCTGCTTTTTCCCGAAATAGAAGAGGAACTCTGCCAGCGATTTATCGACTCGATTCTGGCGGAAGATCTGTCGGAACGCTTTTATCACTATCACTCCTCGTTTGTCGAAGCAAGGCTTCATTACGAGATGTTTCCTGAAGAATATGAAGACGTTGTAATGACGCAGATTCGTGATACCTTCAAAGTCAAGGGAAGTGTGGCGCATGATCTGGGAATGATGCCGAAAGGCCATGCATTGAGGAATATCAGCGATTATGCCTGGTACAACAACAACTACTGGATCGACCTCTACCCCAAACTTGTCCTTCGTGTATTGCGTAATTTCAAGTTCACGGGAAACCGCGATTTTATCAAGAAAAACTGGAATACCCTCAAGTTCGGATTCGAATACCTGCAAACCCTCGATATCGACGGGGACGGCATCCCCGAAGGGAATCCCGACGAGGTAAAAAACACCTTTGATAATCTCACCTTGTTCGGTATCGATGCCTATGATGTGACCATGTTCATGGCATGTTGTCTGGCCATGAAGAAGATGGCGATAATGATGAAGGATGCGGAAGCGGAAAAGAAATATGAAGAGGTCTACCTCAAAGTTTCTGAAATCTTCGAGAAGTTATGGAGGGACAAGACAAATCGGAAAGGCAACCGGCTTCAGTATTATATCACCTGCTATGATCCCGAGTCGGGGAAAACAAACGAGGATGTCTGGACCAATCAACTCGATGCAATATGGTCGATGATCGCCATGGGTGAAGAGCCGTTTATCCCGGCAGAAAGAATAAAGCAGATTCTCAAAACGATCTATGTGAACAATCTCACGACGATGGGCTGGTGTATGACCAGAACAGAGGACGGAGAAGAAGTGGAATCCGAACAGGGCCAGGATGTCTATACCACATCAAACTATGTTTTTGCACAGTTGCTTCATCATTACGGCATGACGGAAGAAAGCAAGGAAGTGTACAAAAAAATGGACAAGGTCGTATTCGAGCACGGCAACTCGCTTATTACGCCGGATAACCTTCGTGCGGAATACGAACTGGAAGACGGTGAAGAAAAAGAAGGCCCGCATTATATTGTCGCCGCTTACCCAAGGCCGGGAGCCATTTTATCCCACATCATGATACAATACATCATGGACCTCAAGCAGAAGAAAAAGATAGATGTGGTGGATCCGAAAGATCTGATTGACTTTATTACCGGCTTGAGAAAATAATACGGTGTGTGATTCTCATAGAAAAAATGCCGCGGCGACGAACGCCCTTATGCATTCGAGATGGGAAGCGATGCCTGCGGTTCGATTTTTCCGAAAAGGAGTTCAGCCGATACCCTGATCGAATCGGGCGAACCGCTGAAATTGCATACGACGGCGTCGGCCTCCGGGGTCGTCCCTTCCACATAGGGGTAATTGGTAACGACGACCACGGTATGTCCGGCATCTTTCAGCCGTTTGACGAGTCTCGCGTTATTGCCTGCCTTTTCGATGCGCGCGTAATAATTTGTCATCACGACCAGATCGGCCTGTTTGGCCAGCTTCAGGCATTCTTCGATTTCATCGTCCGTTGCATGAAAATCGGTATCGAGGAGAATCAGATTTCGCGACTGATTGACCATCGCTTCACAGAAAACATGTTGATGGCTGTAGGTGTCCTTGCCCAGAAAAACATAGGGGATACATTGTTCGACGACCAATATCCGTTGATCGGGCGCAAGCGGCAGGAGATTCTCCTCGTCGCGGACGATCATAAGCGCTCTACGCGCCGCATCAAGCGACAAGTCGATCACCTCCCTGCTGCGGACGATCGCACGGGTTTTTTCCGGGTCCATCGTGCCGGCTTTCTCGAACAACCCCTGATCGTATTTCATACCCAAAAGGCGGCGGACCGAATCGTCGATCAGGGCCTCGGGAAGTTCTCCCGTTTCCACCGCGTGTTTAATACCGAAAAAACATTGTGATCTCGATTCATCGTCCGCTTTCAACAATATTTCATTTACACCCGCCTTTATCGCCATCACGCAGGCTTTCGGAAGGGGCCATTTTTTGAGAATCGCCGCCATCCCGATCGCGTCGGAAACGATCACGCCGTCGAACCCGAGTTCATCGCGCAAAAGACCGGTAAGAATCCTTTTCGACAAGGTCGACGGGTATTCCTGGTCATACGCGGTATAGATGGTATGCGCCGTCATCACCCCCTTGACCCCCGCATCGATAGCCGCCTTGAAGGGGCGCAACTCGACCTCGTGCATTCGTTTCATGTCGGCCCGAACGACGTCCAGAACATCATGGGCATCGGTCGACGAGTCGCCGCGGCCCGGGAAATGTTTTGCGGTCGCGGCCAGGCCGCCGTCCTGGAATCCCCTGGTGAGGGCGGCGGCGAATTCGGCGCATACAGCCGGATCGTCACTGAATGACCGTACCCCGATTTCGGGATTTTTCGGATTGATATTGACGTCGCACACGGGCGAATATATCTGGGTCACACCAATGGCCGACAACTGCCTGCCGATCGTCAACCCGACGTTATATGTAAGATCGAGATCGCCGGTCGCGGCCAGACCCATCGGCGGCGGAAACTGCCTGATACCGCCCGCCGTGTAATCGTTTTTAAAATCCCCCTCGAAGTCGATTGCCATATGAAGCGGAACCCCCGAAGGTCGTTCCGTTACGGCGAT
This window of the Spirochaetales bacterium genome carries:
- a CDS encoding glycoside hydrolase family 3 C-terminal domain-containing protein encodes the protein MTKEAFIKQKIDGMSLDEKVGHMLTFTWRGCLITPSGIEQIVRLHAGGLCLEPYTQETCKNLYWGNSQLDPDFVKPPGYFAIANTYFNNHNPGISVTPEEYTEILNQLQKIAVTERPSGVPLHMAIDFEGDFKNDYTAGGIRQFPPPMGLAATGDLDLTYNVGLTIGRQLSAIGVTQIYSPVCDVNINPKNPEIGVRSFSDDPAVCAEFAAALTRGFQDGGLAATAKHFPGRGDSSTDAHDVLDVVRADMKRMHEVELRPFKAAIDAGVKGVMTAHTIYTAYDQEYPSTLSKRILTGLLRDELGFDGVIVSDAIGMAAILKKWPLPKACVMAIKAGVNEILLKADDESRSQCFFGIKHAVETGELPEALIDDSVRRLLGMKYDQGLFEKAGTMDPEKTRAIVRSREVIDLSLDAARRALMIVRDEENLLPLAPDQRILVVEQCIPYVFLGKDTYSHQHVFCEAMVNQSRNLILLDTDFHATDDEIEECLKLAKQADLVVMTNYYARIEKAGNNARLVKRLKDAGHTVVVVTNYPYVEGTTPEADAVVCNFSGSPDSIRVSAELLFGKIEPQASLPISNA